A region from the Clostridiales bacterium genome encodes:
- the adhE gene encoding bifunctional acetaldehyde-CoA/alcohol dehydrogenase: MKVTNAQELMQKIKEVREAQKKYSVYTQKQVDEIFRQAAMAANNARIYLAKIACKETGMGIVEDKVIKNHFASEYIYNKYKDDKTCGVIEKDIAFGIAKIAEPIGVIAAIVPTTNPTSTAIFKSLIALKTRNGIIFSPHPRAKKSTTEAARIVLEAAVKAGAPEGIIGWIDEPTIELSQLLMKECDKILATGGPGLVKAAYSSGKPAIGVGPGNTPAIIDETAHIKMAVNSILLSKTFDNGVICASEQSVIVMDKVYDEVKDEFRERGAYFLKGNEIDKVRKIILINGSVNAKIVGQSAYKIAKMAGIEVPESSKVLIGEVESVELDEPFSHEKLSPILAMYKVKSFDEALEKAARLIELGGFGHTSVLYTNQVVSKDRIKKFSQVMKTGRTIINMPSSQGAIGDIYNFKLEPSLTLGCGSWGGNSVSENVGVKHLLNIKSVAERRENMLWFRVPEKIYFKFGCLATALNELKDMGKKRAFVVTDKGLFELGYADLVTNVLSERGLECEVFFDVEPDPTLLSAKKGAMEMQEFKPDVIIAIGGGSAMDAAKIMWVLYEHPEVKFEDLAIRFMDIRKRVYRFPRMGDKAMMVAIPTTSGTGSEVTPFAVITDEKNGMKYPLADYELTPDMAIVDAELMIKMPKGLTAASGIDALVHALEAYVSVLASEYTNGLALEAARLVFKYLPQAYNEGTVNVKAREKMAHASTMAGMAFANAFLGVCHSMAHKLGAMHHIPHGIANALLIDEVIRYNAVDNPRKQAAFPQYKYPNAKWRYARIADYLKLGGNTDEEKVELLIKAVDKLKDTVNIPKSISKAGVSKTSFYATLDEMSEQAFDDQCTGANPRYPLISEIKQMYINAFGE; the protein is encoded by the coding sequence GTGAAAGTAACAAATGCACAGGAATTAATGCAAAAAATCAAAGAAGTAAGGGAAGCCCAGAAGAAATATTCGGTATATACTCAGAAACAGGTAGATGAGATATTCAGGCAGGCAGCGATGGCCGCGAACAATGCAAGGATTTATCTTGCCAAGATTGCCTGTAAAGAGACGGGTATGGGGATCGTTGAAGACAAGGTTATAAAAAACCATTTTGCATCGGAATATATTTACAACAAATACAAGGATGATAAAACATGTGGAGTAATCGAGAAGGATATAGCATTCGGCATCGCAAAAATAGCCGAACCCATAGGTGTAATTGCAGCTATCGTTCCCACAACGAATCCCACGTCGACTGCCATATTTAAATCCCTTATAGCGCTTAAAACCAGAAACGGCATCATATTTTCACCGCATCCGAGGGCAAAAAAGTCAACTACGGAAGCAGCGAGGATAGTTCTGGAGGCCGCCGTAAAAGCAGGGGCACCGGAGGGCATTATAGGATGGATCGATGAACCTACTATAGAGCTTTCGCAATTGCTGATGAAAGAATGCGATAAAATACTTGCAACGGGGGGACCCGGGCTTGTTAAGGCCGCATATTCTTCAGGAAAACCTGCCATAGGCGTGGGACCTGGAAATACACCTGCTATAATAGATGAAACAGCCCATATAAAAATGGCCGTAAATTCAATACTTCTTTCAAAAACATTTGATAACGGAGTAATATGCGCATCTGAACAGTCTGTGATCGTAATGGATAAAGTATATGACGAGGTAAAAGACGAGTTCAGGGAAAGAGGAGCTTATTTTCTAAAAGGCAATGAAATAGACAAGGTAAGGAAAATAATCCTAATTAATGGTTCGGTAAATGCTAAGATCGTTGGGCAGAGTGCATATAAAATCGCAAAGATGGCAGGAATAGAAGTCCCAGAATCAAGCAAGGTTTTGATCGGTGAAGTTGAGTCCGTTGAACTTGATGAGCCGTTTTCTCATGAAAAACTTTCACCGATACTCGCAATGTACAAGGTGAAAAGTTTTGACGAAGCTCTCGAAAAGGCAGCAAGGCTTATTGAACTTGGAGGATTCGGGCATACTTCCGTTCTGTATACGAATCAGGTTGTATCGAAGGATAGGATTAAAAAATTCAGTCAGGTTATGAAAACCGGAAGGACAATAATAAACATGCCTTCTTCGCAGGGAGCGATAGGAGATATATACAACTTTAAACTGGAGCCATCTCTTACCCTTGGTTGCGGCTCTTGGGGAGGGAATTCAGTATCGGAAAATGTTGGAGTTAAACATCTTTTGAATATAAAAAGTGTTGCCGAGAGGAGAGAAAATATGCTTTGGTTTAGAGTCCCTGAAAAAATTTATTTCAAATTCGGATGTCTCGCAACTGCCCTCAATGAACTCAAGGATATGGGAAAGAAAAGGGCATTTGTCGTGACAGATAAGGGATTGTTCGAACTTGGATATGCCGACCTTGTTACAAACGTACTGAGTGAAAGAGGTTTGGAATGCGAGGTATTCTTTGATGTGGAGCCGGATCCTACGCTTTTGTCGGCGAAAAAAGGCGCAATGGAGATGCAGGAATTCAAGCCCGATGTCATAATAGCGATAGGCGGAGGTTCCGCAATGGATGCGGCTAAAATCATGTGGGTTCTCTATGAACACCCGGAAGTAAAGTTTGAAGATCTTGCAATAAGGTTTATGGATATAAGGAAGAGAGTGTACCGCTTCCCAAGGATGGGCGATAAAGCCATGATGGTCGCCATACCGACTACTTCAGGAACAGGTTCGGAAGTTACACCATTTGCTGTAATAACAGATGAAAAAAATGGAATGAAATATCCGCTTGCAGATTATGAACTGACCCCCGATATGGCGATTGTAGATGCTGAACTAATGATAAAGATGCCAAAGGGTCTTACGGCGGCATCAGGGATCGATGCGCTTGTTCATGCTCTTGAAGCATATGTTTCGGTTTTGGCATCCGAATATACAAACGGCCTTGCATTGGAAGCCGCAAGACTGGTATTTAAATATTTGCCGCAGGCATACAATGAAGGAACTGTAAATGTAAAAGCAAGAGAAAAAATGGCTCATGCATCAACTATGGCAGGTATGGCATTTGCCAACGCATTCTTGGGCGTATGCCATTCGATGGCCCATAAATTAGGGGCAATGCATCATATACCCCACGGTATTGCAAATGCCCTTTTGATAGATGAAGTCATAAGATACAATGCTGTAGACAACCCGAGAAAACAGGCGGCATTCCCGCAGTACAAGTATCCTAACGCCAAGTGGAGATATGCAAGGATCGCTGATTACCTGAAATTGGGGGGAAACACAGATGAGGAAAAGGTGGAGCTTCTAATCAAGGCTGTAGATAAGCTTAAAGATACAGTAAATATACCGAAGTCTATAAGCAAAGCAGGAGTCAGCAAAACGAGTTTTTACGCTACGCTTGATGAAATGTCTGAACAGGCTTTCGATGACCAGTGTACAGGAGCAAACCCGAGATATCCTCTTATAAGCGAGATTAAACAGATGTATATAAATGCATTTGGAGAATAA